The Tistrella mobilis genome window below encodes:
- the bluB gene encoding 5,6-dimethylbenzimidazole synthase — protein sequence MASAAPVFDPDFQAMLETLLRWRRDVRRFRTDPLPEELIDRLLDLACLAPSVGNSQPWRFVRVDTPALRAAIRAEVLKANEAAATAQADPRRAAYRALKLEGLDKAPLQLAVFAVTDPQQGHGLGRRTMPETVAYSAVLAIHTLWLAARAHDVGLGWVSILDPAPVVQLLDVPAGWGFIGYLCLGRPADQQEVPELERQGWQDRRPDCRQVLRR from the coding sequence ATGGCGAGCGCGGCACCGGTTTTCGATCCCGACTTCCAGGCGATGCTGGAGACGCTGCTGCGCTGGCGCCGCGATGTGCGCCGGTTCCGCACCGATCCGCTGCCCGAAGAGCTGATCGACCGGCTGCTCGATCTCGCCTGTCTCGCGCCCTCCGTCGGCAACTCGCAGCCCTGGCGCTTCGTGCGGGTCGATACGCCCGCTTTGCGTGCCGCCATCCGCGCCGAGGTGTTGAAGGCGAACGAGGCCGCAGCCACCGCCCAGGCCGATCCGCGCCGCGCCGCCTATCGGGCGCTGAAACTGGAAGGTCTCGACAAGGCGCCGCTGCAGCTCGCGGTCTTCGCGGTCACCGACCCCCAGCAGGGCCATGGGCTCGGCCGCCGGACCATGCCCGAAACCGTGGCCTATTCGGCGGTGCTCGCCATCCATACATTATGGCTGGCGGCACGCGCCCATGATGTGGGGCTGGGCTGGGTCTCGATCCTGGATCCCGCACCGGTGGTGCAGCTGCTGGACGTGCCGGCCGGCTGGGGCTTCATCGGCTATCTGTGTCTTGGTCGCCCGGCCGACCAGCAGGAGGTGCCGGAGCTGGAGCGCCAGGGCTGGCAGGACCGCCGGCCCGATTGCCGGCAGGTGTTGCGGCGCTGA
- a CDS encoding NAD-dependent deacylase, which yields MRWIDRFDPETSLDDVTPDLPIVVLTGAGISKESGLDTFRDADGVWRRHSLEDLATPEGFARNPALVQGFYNSRRAQLASVQPNPAHQALARLEAAWPGGVLVVTQNVDDLHERAGSRNLIHMHGELAKVRCLECEAVAHHLADLDEASACDGCGSTGRMRPHIVWFGEMPFEMERIQAALAECGLFVSIGTSGTVYPAAGFVADVRHRGMAHTLELNLEPSEGASLFTETRYGPASLIVPAFVEELLGRL from the coding sequence ATGCGCTGGATCGACCGTTTCGACCCTGAGACGAGCCTGGACGACGTGACCCCCGACCTGCCGATCGTGGTGCTGACGGGGGCCGGCATTTCGAAGGAAAGCGGGCTCGACACCTTCCGCGATGCCGATGGCGTCTGGCGGCGCCACAGCCTGGAAGACCTGGCGACGCCTGAAGGCTTCGCCCGCAATCCGGCACTGGTTCAGGGCTTCTACAACAGCCGGCGCGCCCAGCTGGCCAGCGTTCAGCCCAATCCGGCGCATCAGGCGCTGGCCCGGCTGGAGGCGGCCTGGCCGGGCGGGGTTCTGGTGGTGACCCAGAATGTCGACGACCTGCACGAACGTGCCGGCAGCCGCAATCTGATCCACATGCATGGCGAACTGGCCAAGGTGCGCTGTCTGGAGTGCGAGGCGGTCGCCCATCACCTGGCCGATCTCGACGAGGCCTCGGCCTGTGACGGCTGCGGATCGACCGGGCGGATGCGGCCGCATATCGTCTGGTTCGGCGAAATGCCGTTCGAGATGGAGCGGATCCAGGCGGCGCTGGCCGAGTGCGGGCTGTTCGTGTCGATCGGCACCTCGGGCACGGTCTATCCGGCGGCGGGTTTCGTGGCCGATGTCCGCCACCGCGGCATGGCTCATACGCTGGAACTGAACCTGGAGCCGTCGGAGGGCGCCAGCCTGTTCACCGAAACCCGCTACGGCCCGGCAAGCCTGATCGTGCCGGCTTTCGTCGAGGAACTTCTCGGTCGGCTCTGA
- a CDS encoding aldo/keto reductase gives MQTRQLGQSGLEIVPLVFGGNVFGWTADEPTSFTLLDALVDAGIDAIDTADVYSVWVDGHEGGESETIIGRWLAANPAKRAKVKILTKVGAPMRPDDKGLKADRIERCVEASLRRLQTDHIDLYQAHYPDAETPQDETLEAFDRLVTAGKVRAIGASNFTADQLSEALDISTAGGLARYETLQPEYNLYDRSSFEGPLRDLCMGRGLGVIPYFSLASGFLSGKYRSEADLSQSQRGSRVARYLNPRGFAILDALDRVAEAHGATPAEVALAWMIASPGITAPIASATSLDQLTSLVKALDLSLTADEMTALDQAGA, from the coding sequence ATGCAGACGCGCCAGCTCGGTCAGTCCGGCCTTGAGATCGTGCCCCTGGTTTTCGGCGGCAACGTGTTCGGCTGGACCGCCGACGAGCCGACCTCCTTCACCCTGCTCGATGCCCTTGTCGATGCCGGCATCGATGCCATCGACACCGCCGACGTCTATTCGGTCTGGGTCGACGGGCATGAGGGGGGCGAGTCCGAGACCATCATCGGCAGATGGCTGGCCGCCAACCCGGCGAAGCGGGCGAAGGTCAAGATTCTGACCAAGGTCGGCGCCCCGATGCGGCCCGACGACAAGGGCCTGAAGGCAGATCGGATCGAGCGCTGCGTCGAGGCGTCGCTCCGCCGTCTGCAGACCGACCATATCGATCTCTATCAGGCCCATTATCCCGATGCCGAAACCCCCCAGGACGAGACGCTGGAAGCCTTCGACCGGCTGGTGACGGCCGGCAAGGTGCGGGCGATCGGCGCCTCGAACTTCACCGCCGATCAGCTGTCGGAAGCGCTGGACATCTCCACCGCCGGCGGCCTTGCCCGCTACGAGACCCTGCAGCCGGAATACAATCTCTACGATCGCAGCAGCTTCGAAGGGCCGCTCCGGGATCTGTGCATGGGCCGCGGGCTGGGCGTCATTCCCTATTTCAGCCTGGCCTCGGGCTTCCTCTCGGGCAAGTACCGGTCGGAGGCAGATCTGTCGCAGAGCCAGCGCGGCAGCCGGGTCGCCAGATATCTGAACCCGCGGGGCTTCGCCATCCTCGACGCCCTCGACCGGGTTGCAGAGGCCCATGGCGCGACCCCGGCCGAGGTGGCGCTGGCCTGGATGATCGCAAGCCCCGGCATCACCGCGCCGATCGCCAGCGCCACCAGCCTCGACCAGTTGACGAGCCTGGTGAAGGCGCTGGATCTGTCGCTGACGGCCGACGAGATGACGGCGCTGGATCAGGCCGGCGCCTGA
- a CDS encoding TonB-dependent hemoglobin/transferrin/lactoferrin family receptor encodes MNTRWLKNGLTQGLLTLCLTAPATAFGQMTAVSTAATPAAEEREDDGSTEATGTPESAGERLPPLSVIATRGARTVDDIPGNVTVIDRQELDLRMVDDIGELVRHLPGIQVDRQTSGTNPFGDRTGFTIRGVSGNRILTLVDGSRTLERITDNTRDVVELTHMKRVEIQRGPASALWGSDALGGVVAFETMDPEDYLAASGRDTAFRFDTTHSTLDNSTGGVGAAALRYGDFAASLSLGRRVGHETENRNARSSKAAGAVWECYRNPGATPCGQLDPADIRSDNALAKLVWTPGADHRIGLTLEHFERETEVEQLYDHGYDSSGNFVASYDRTQTLSRQRIALEHDWTVDFGPIETIRWQLSHSPQKSRREGARDRILANGNSETRYDYLEYEEAFTEFDAQFDGGFETGPLSHRLTWGIDGDYTATDYERVDTTVNHTTGTTTVARAGGFNFANATTIRADAYVQDEIGLLDGRLRVTPALRLAHYAIDPDPNADYKPVDGAEPRKVTETEPTWKFGAIYDLDHNFSVYGQYAEGFKMPTAQQLYTSLPGAFFDLVPNPDLKPERVKSYEAGLRGRFADGNFSVGGFYADYDDFIQSFYNPPGTNDYTYKNLSVVRVWGIEASGELYLDDLWSVSGALSAQRGEQQAAPGEDTTAFDGAIPLGGTLGLHYDDSEIGLRASLYGTFQRGVTRTSSSSAYKPGGYGVFDFAAAWTPAHWITLRLGIDNIFDKRYFPSSATAYGAQPSSVSVANTNPIEAQVQPGRAFSLGATLTF; translated from the coding sequence ATGAACACCAGATGGCTAAAAAACGGCCTGACTCAAGGGCTTCTGACCCTCTGCCTGACCGCGCCTGCCACCGCCTTCGGCCAGATGACGGCAGTGTCGACAGCGGCGACACCAGCGGCCGAGGAACGTGAAGATGACGGCAGCACCGAAGCGACAGGCACGCCCGAGAGTGCGGGCGAAAGGCTGCCGCCGCTGTCGGTGATCGCAACCCGCGGTGCCCGGACGGTGGACGACATCCCCGGCAATGTGACGGTCATCGACAGGCAGGAGCTGGATCTGCGCATGGTCGACGATATCGGCGAGCTGGTCCGGCACCTGCCGGGCATCCAGGTCGACCGTCAGACCAGCGGCACCAATCCCTTCGGCGACCGCACCGGCTTCACCATCCGCGGCGTGTCGGGCAATCGCATCCTGACCCTGGTCGACGGCAGCCGGACGCTGGAGCGGATCACCGACAATACCCGCGACGTGGTCGAACTGACCCATATGAAGCGGGTGGAGATTCAGCGCGGCCCCGCCTCGGCGCTGTGGGGCAGCGATGCGCTGGGCGGCGTGGTCGCCTTCGAGACCATGGACCCGGAAGATTATCTGGCCGCCAGCGGCCGCGACACCGCCTTCCGCTTCGACACCACCCATTCCACGCTCGACAATTCGACCGGCGGCGTCGGGGCGGCAGCGCTGCGCTATGGCGATTTCGCGGCCTCGCTGTCGCTGGGCAGGCGTGTGGGCCACGAGACCGAGAACCGCAATGCCCGCAGCTCCAAGGCGGCCGGGGCGGTCTGGGAGTGTTATCGCAATCCCGGCGCCACACCCTGCGGCCAGCTCGATCCGGCCGATATCCGCTCGGACAATGCGCTCGCCAAACTGGTCTGGACGCCGGGTGCCGATCACCGTATCGGCCTGACGCTGGAGCATTTCGAGCGCGAGACCGAGGTCGAGCAGCTCTACGACCACGGCTACGACAGCTCGGGCAATTTCGTGGCGAGTTACGACCGCACCCAGACGCTGAGCCGGCAGCGCATCGCGCTGGAGCATGACTGGACGGTGGATTTCGGCCCGATCGAGACGATCCGCTGGCAACTCTCCCATTCCCCGCAGAAGAGCAGGCGGGAGGGGGCGCGCGATCGCATCCTCGCCAACGGCAACAGCGAAACCCGCTACGACTATCTGGAATACGAAGAAGCCTTCACCGAATTCGATGCCCAGTTCGATGGCGGCTTTGAGACCGGCCCGCTCAGCCACCGCCTGACCTGGGGTATCGACGGCGACTATACCGCAACCGATTACGAGCGTGTCGATACCACGGTCAACCACACCACCGGCACCACCACGGTGGCCCGTGCCGGCGGCTTCAACTTCGCAAACGCCACCACGATCCGCGCCGATGCCTATGTGCAGGACGAGATCGGGCTCCTGGACGGCCGGCTGCGGGTAACCCCGGCGCTGCGCCTTGCCCATTACGCGATCGATCCCGATCCCAATGCCGATTACAAGCCGGTGGACGGCGCCGAACCGCGCAAGGTGACCGAGACCGAGCCAACCTGGAAGTTCGGCGCGATCTACGATCTCGATCACAACTTTTCGGTCTATGGCCAGTATGCCGAAGGCTTCAAGATGCCGACCGCGCAGCAGCTCTATACCTCGCTGCCCGGCGCCTTCTTCGACCTTGTGCCCAATCCGGACCTGAAGCCGGAACGGGTGAAGTCTTATGAAGCCGGGTTGCGCGGCCGCTTTGCCGACGGCAATTTCTCGGTCGGTGGCTTCTATGCCGATTATGACGACTTCATCCAGTCCTTCTACAACCCGCCCGGCACGAATGACTACACCTATAAGAACCTGTCGGTGGTCCGGGTCTGGGGCATTGAGGCCTCGGGCGAACTCTATCTGGATGATCTGTGGAGCGTGAGCGGCGCGCTCTCGGCACAGCGCGGCGAACAGCAGGCCGCACCGGGTGAGGATACGACCGCCTTCGATGGCGCCATCCCGCTCGGCGGCACACTGGGGCTGCATTACGACGACAGCGAGATAGGGCTCCGCGCCAGCCTTTACGGCACCTTCCAGCGCGGCGTGACCCGCACGTCCAGCAGCAGCGCCTACAAGCCCGGCGGCTATGGCGTGTTTGATTTCGCCGCCGCCTGGACGCCCGCGCACTGGATCACGCTCCGCCTCGGCATCGACAACATCTTCGACAAACGCTACTTCCCCAGTTCGGCCACGGCCTATGGCGCCCAGCCGTCAAGCGTCTCGGTCGCCAACACCAATCCGATCGAGGCACAGGTCCAGCCGGGCCGCGCGTTCTCGCTCGGCGCGACGCTGACCTTCTGA
- a CDS encoding glucose 1-dehydrogenase, which translates to MSLTGKVAIVTGGGSGFGEGIARLFAEKGAKVVVADINDAGGERVTAEIKATGAEAVYVHADVATDAGTAGMIKAATDAFGRLDVLVNNAGYTHNRGPMTDVDEATFDKVFDVNVKSLFWAAKHAVPVFRAQKGGVMINIASTAAVRPRPGLVWYNGSKGAAVVITKTMAVELAPDNIRVCAVNPVMGPTGLTSAFLGQPDTPEARAKIIETIPLGRLSSARDVAEATAFLASDAASFLTGVCMEVDGGRCI; encoded by the coding sequence ATGAGCCTGACGGGCAAGGTTGCGATCGTCACCGGCGGCGGTTCGGGTTTCGGCGAGGGCATCGCCAGGCTGTTCGCCGAGAAGGGCGCGAAGGTCGTGGTCGCCGACATCAACGATGCCGGCGGTGAGCGGGTGACGGCCGAGATCAAGGCGACCGGCGCCGAGGCGGTCTATGTGCATGCCGATGTGGCGACCGATGCCGGCACCGCGGGCATGATCAAGGCGGCGACCGATGCCTTCGGCCGGCTCGACGTGCTGGTGAACAATGCCGGCTATACCCACAACCGCGGGCCCATGACCGATGTCGACGAGGCGACCTTCGACAAGGTCTTCGACGTCAACGTCAAGAGCCTGTTCTGGGCCGCGAAGCATGCCGTGCCGGTGTTCCGTGCCCAGAAGGGCGGTGTGATGATCAACATTGCCTCCACCGCGGCCGTGCGTCCGCGCCCCGGTCTGGTCTGGTACAACGGCAGCAAGGGCGCGGCCGTGGTCATCACCAAGACCATGGCGGTGGAACTGGCCCCCGACAACATCCGGGTCTGCGCCGTCAATCCGGTGATGGGCCCGACCGGTCTGACCAGTGCCTTCCTGGGCCAGCCCGACACCCCGGAAGCACGCGCCAAGATCATCGAGACCATCCCGCTCGGCCGGCTGTCTTCCGCCCGCGACGTGGCCGAAGCCACCGCCTTCCTCGCCTCGGATGCCGCCTCGTTCCTGACCGGCGTGTGCATGGAAGTCGACGGCGGGCGCTGCATCTGA
- a CDS encoding ABC transporter ATP-binding protein/permease, giving the protein MTVTADPGRPGGRARGTVRRHRGGRLRCFLRLVLPFFIGRAGRAAALKFTLAFGLAIAAVWIGFERNLWNQTFFGALERRDAEAVFRATLDWIWLLALLVGVSVQRAYLERMVEIEWRTWLTRRLLDRWLGRGGLWRLESAGRIDNPDQRVAEDARLLSSLTVELTLRVLLDVVELGLYIGVLWHLSGTLALPLPGGARLDLPGYMVIAAVVYAGIANLVAHRLGRPLAGLAAQQQHREADFRFGLARLRDAAIEVALLRGGRREAGLAAGRFEAVRLNALDLARRHRIYALFQTPFSYTVLNISMFVTAPAYLAGQLDLGGMMQARGAFSTVVASFATLVFVYPKVAELMAVLSRLEAFEQALADRPPRLCPHPAGRAAAADALVLEGVAVTTPDGQPLTRPIDLVLRPGEKIALTGASGTGKSLLLSAIAGAWPHVTGRIDRPRAGWPPVVVPQRPYLPGLALGAALLYPADGDLPDSRAQAAQLLEAVGLGRLIADLDGPARDWDRLLSPGERQRLALVRALLRRPRWLLIDEATSALDAEAETRVLALIDRMHPPPAVLMVAHRPAAIAACDRAIGLHAAADAPPDQAPA; this is encoded by the coding sequence ATGACGGTCACCGCCGATCCCGGCCGCCCAGGCGGCCGGGCACGCGGCACCGTCCGCCGCCATCGCGGCGGACGGCTGCGTTGTTTCCTGCGTCTGGTCCTGCCCTTCTTCATCGGTCGTGCAGGCCGGGCGGCGGCGCTTAAATTCACCCTCGCCTTCGGCCTCGCCATCGCCGCGGTCTGGATCGGCTTTGAACGCAATCTCTGGAACCAGACCTTCTTCGGCGCGCTGGAGCGGCGCGATGCCGAAGCCGTCTTCCGGGCGACGCTCGACTGGATCTGGCTGCTGGCGCTGCTGGTCGGCGTCTCGGTCCAGCGGGCCTATCTGGAACGCATGGTCGAGATCGAATGGCGGACCTGGCTGACCCGCCGCCTGCTCGACCGCTGGCTGGGCCGCGGCGGGCTCTGGCGGCTGGAAAGCGCCGGCCGGATCGACAATCCCGACCAGCGGGTGGCCGAGGATGCCCGGCTGCTGTCGTCGCTGACCGTCGAACTGACGCTTCGGGTGCTGCTCGATGTGGTGGAACTCGGTCTCTATATCGGCGTGCTCTGGCATCTGTCGGGCACACTCGCCCTGCCGCTGCCGGGCGGCGCCCGCCTGGATCTGCCCGGCTATATGGTGATCGCCGCAGTGGTCTATGCCGGCATCGCCAATCTGGTCGCCCACCGTCTGGGCCGGCCGCTCGCCGGGCTTGCCGCACAGCAGCAGCACCGCGAAGCCGATTTCCGCTTCGGCCTGGCCCGGCTGCGCGACGCGGCGATCGAGGTGGCCCTGCTCCGCGGCGGCCGGCGCGAGGCCGGGCTTGCCGCCGGTCGCTTCGAGGCGGTGCGCCTGAACGCGCTCGATCTCGCCCGCCGCCACCGGATCTATGCCCTGTTCCAGACCCCGTTCAGCTATACGGTGCTCAACATCTCGATGTTCGTGACCGCACCGGCCTATCTGGCCGGCCAGCTGGATCTTGGCGGCATGATGCAGGCGCGCGGCGCCTTCTCGACCGTGGTTGCAAGCTTCGCAACACTGGTCTTCGTCTACCCGAAGGTGGCTGAATTGATGGCGGTGCTGTCGCGGCTGGAAGCCTTTGAACAGGCCCTGGCCGACCGTCCCCCCCGCCTCTGCCCGCATCCGGCCGGACGCGCCGCGGCGGCGGATGCGTTGGTGCTGGAGGGGGTGGCGGTCACCACACCCGACGGGCAGCCCCTGACCCGGCCGATCGATCTGGTGCTGCGGCCGGGAGAGAAAATCGCCCTCACCGGCGCCTCGGGCACCGGCAAGAGCCTGCTGCTCTCCGCCATCGCCGGCGCCTGGCCGCATGTCACCGGCAGAATCGACCGGCCCCGGGCGGGCTGGCCGCCGGTGGTCGTGCCCCAGCGTCCCTATCTGCCCGGCCTCGCCCTCGGCGCGGCCCTGCTCTACCCGGCGGATGGCGATCTGCCCGACAGCCGGGCGCAGGCGGCGCAACTACTGGAGGCCGTGGGGCTCGGCCGCCTGATCGCCGATCTGGACGGTCCGGCCCGCGACTGGGACCGGCTGCTTTCCCCCGGCGAACGTCAGCGCCTGGCCCTGGTCCGCGCCCTGCTCCGCCGGCCGCGCTGGCTGTTGATCGACGAGGCGACCTCGGCACTGGATGCCGAGGCCGAGACACGGGTACTGGCGCTGATCGACCGGATGCATCCGCCGCCCGCAGTGCTGATGGTGGCGCACCGCCCGGCGGCGATCGCCGCCTGCGACCGGGCGATCGGGCTGCACGCGGCAGCGGACGCGCCGCCGGATCAGGCGCCGGCCTGA
- a CDS encoding GNAT family N-acetyltransferase — protein sequence MTGREAAADALLIRPARPDEAAVLAAIEDAAAVQFVRIGMDLGATASDPAMLAARAAEGSVLTASLAGRPVGFAILTTVDGNAHLAELDVAPDVQRRGIGRRLIEAVADRARAAGHSGLTLTTFRDVPWNGPWYRRLGFTELPAEAQGPALRQIRAAEARRIDPLGPRIAMIRGL from the coding sequence ATGACAGGGCGTGAGGCAGCGGCAGATGCCCTGCTGATCCGCCCCGCCCGCCCCGACGAGGCGGCGGTGCTGGCGGCGATCGAGGATGCGGCGGCGGTGCAGTTCGTCCGGATCGGCATGGATCTGGGCGCCACCGCCTCGGATCCGGCCATGCTCGCCGCCCGGGCGGCCGAAGGTTCGGTGCTGACTGCCAGCCTGGCCGGCCGGCCGGTCGGCTTCGCCATCCTCACCACGGTCGACGGCAATGCCCATCTGGCGGAACTCGACGTGGCACCCGATGTCCAGCGCCGGGGCATCGGCCGCCGCCTGATCGAGGCTGTGGCCGATCGGGCGCGGGCAGCCGGTCATTCTGGCCTCACCCTCACCACCTTCCGCGACGTGCCCTGGAACGGCCCCTGGTATCGCAGGCTGGGCTTCACGGAACTGCCGGCCGAGGCCCAGGGGCCGGCGCTCCGCCAGATCCGCGCGGCAGAAGCCCGGCGGATCGATCCGCTGGGGCCGCGGATCGCCATGATAAGGGGTCTCTGA
- a CDS encoding thioredoxin-like domain-containing protein, translating into MAIRAPHFPTDGVTWFNLAGPPPTLQDLRGRLVILDFWTFCCINCMHVLPVLAEIERRYPDTVAVIGVHSPKFTAERDPEKVAGAIARYGITHPVIHDPEMRMWREYAIRAWPTLGFIGPDGAYLGAAPGEPALEKLVELVERVLEEAREGGSLSPAMLDLAPPPEPARLLRHPAKLKEFRYGRGSAGWAIADAGHHQIALFDNAGNEIRRVGSGEPGLVDGPAEQARFQRPQGLIAADGAIFVADTWNHAVRRIDVASGAVTTIAGTGRRGPILKTPAPAIDTALASPWDLEYREGVLYVANAGTHQLARIDLATGVLEPLAGTGAEALVDGPADQAALAQPSALALKEDQLWFIDAETSSLRRLDLASRAVSTLVGDGLFEFGMVDGPAKTARFQHPLGLCFDMNGNILVADAYNDAIRVVDPETGMVSSLDDPPYDCFDDLCRPLSEPAGVAVDDDGVVFVADTGNDRIFLYHDVFRTSRTWAE; encoded by the coding sequence ATGGCGATCCGCGCCCCGCATTTCCCCACCGACGGCGTCACCTGGTTCAATCTTGCAGGCCCACCGCCGACCCTGCAGGACCTGCGTGGCCGGCTGGTGATCCTGGATTTCTGGACCTTCTGCTGCATCAACTGCATGCATGTGCTGCCGGTGCTGGCCGAAATCGAGCGGCGCTATCCCGACACCGTGGCGGTGATCGGCGTCCACAGCCCGAAATTCACCGCCGAACGCGACCCCGAGAAGGTCGCGGGCGCGATCGCCCGCTATGGCATCACCCATCCGGTGATCCACGACCCCGAGATGCGGATGTGGCGCGAATACGCCATCCGCGCCTGGCCGACCCTTGGTTTCATCGGCCCCGACGGCGCCTATCTGGGGGCAGCCCCCGGCGAACCGGCGCTGGAGAAGCTGGTGGAGCTGGTCGAGCGGGTGCTTGAAGAGGCGCGCGAGGGCGGCAGCCTGTCGCCTGCGATGCTTGATCTGGCGCCGCCCCCCGAACCCGCGCGGCTGCTGCGCCATCCGGCGAAGCTGAAGGAATTCCGCTATGGCCGCGGCTCTGCCGGCTGGGCGATCGCCGATGCCGGCCATCACCAGATCGCGCTGTTCGACAATGCCGGCAACGAGATCCGCCGGGTCGGATCGGGCGAGCCCGGCCTGGTCGACGGACCGGCGGAGCAGGCACGCTTCCAGCGGCCGCAGGGGCTGATCGCCGCCGATGGCGCGATCTTCGTCGCCGACACCTGGAACCACGCCGTGCGCCGGATCGATGTGGCGAGCGGCGCGGTCACCACCATCGCCGGCACCGGCCGGCGCGGCCCGATCCTGAAGACCCCTGCCCCGGCCATCGATACCGCCCTCGCCAGCCCCTGGGATCTGGAGTACCGCGAGGGCGTGCTCTATGTCGCCAATGCCGGCACCCATCAGCTGGCGCGGATCGATCTTGCCACCGGCGTGCTGGAGCCGCTGGCCGGCACCGGTGCCGAAGCGCTGGTCGACGGGCCGGCCGATCAGGCGGCGCTGGCCCAGCCCTCGGCACTGGCGCTGAAAGAGGATCAGCTCTGGTTCATCGATGCCGAAACCTCCAGCCTGCGCCGGCTGGACCTGGCCAGCCGCGCGGTCTCGACCCTGGTCGGTGACGGGCTGTTCGAATTCGGCATGGTCGACGGACCGGCCAAGACGGCCCGTTTCCAGCACCCGCTCGGCCTCTGCTTCGACATGAACGGCAACATCCTGGTCGCCGACGCCTATAATGATGCGATCCGGGTGGTGGATCCGGAAACCGGCATGGTCTCCAGCCTCGACGATCCGCCCTATGACTGTTTCGATGATCTCTGCCGCCCGCTGTCGGAACCGGCCGGGGTTGCGGTGGATGATGACGGGGTGGTGTTCGTGGCCGATACCGGCAATGACAGGATCTTCCTCTATCACGACGTGTTCCGGACCAGCCGGACCTGGGCGGAATGA